A stretch of Henckelia pumila isolate YLH828 chromosome 4, ASM3356847v2, whole genome shotgun sequence DNA encodes these proteins:
- the LOC140866182 gene encoding uncharacterized protein isoform X2 — protein sequence MLPGYRSSSIPELQSQKWNSFDSLVRLDPTVEFRNGTDLIWQIPNSPKAVLFLAHGCNGRAANFWDTSPNCPTCVGLPEERLIVLHALARKFAVLAISSKGRCWAPRKERWIAKDIIQWWVAERMLGKLPLFALGASSGGYFVSVLAMEVRFKGISLMIAEGEFNHLDITKDYPATLFVHMPKDETRKQRIEKYMMAMSGMGIDVTEIKCMEFPLTPELFANRIPGIEQSLSAKLFKVFQDRGFIDEKGYMRDDGRAIPWKTALEERNILLPDKSLVNHIQEEMNLAFAYHEMTSIQSQQIFDWFESHKS from the exons ATGCTTCCAG GCTATAGATCCAGTTCAATTCCCGAGCTTCAGAGCCAAAAATGGAATAGCTTTGACTCTTTAGTTCGATTAGATCCCACAGTGGAGTTTAGGAACGGGACCGATTTAATCTGGCAGATACCCAACTCACCCAAGGCAGTTCTTTTCTTGGCTCATGGATGTAATGGCAGAGCAGCGAACTTTTGGGATACGTCCCCCAATTGCCCAACTTGTGTTGGTTTGCCTGAGGAGAGGCTCATAGTGCTTCATGCTTTGGCTAGAAAATTTGCTGTCCTTGCCATATCAAGTAAAGGACGTTGTTGGGCACCTAGGAAGGAAAGATGGATTGCTAAAGATATTATTCAATGGTGGGTGGCTGAGAGAATGCTAGGAAAGCTTCCTTTATTTGCATTAGGTGCATCCTCTGGTGGATATTTTGTTTCTGTGCTTGCCATGGAGGTACGATTCAAAGGTATTTCTTTAATGATTGCTGAAGGCGAGTTTAATCATTTAGATATCACAAAGGACTACCCTGCTACACTTTTTGTGCACATGCCCAAAGATGAAACGAGGAAACAGAGGATTGAGAAGTATATGATGGCTATGAGTGGGATGGGAATTGATGTTACTGAAATTAAGTGCATGGAATTCCCTTTGACCCCTGAATTATTTGCCAACAGAATTCCTGGTATTGAGCAATCGCTGTCAGCAAAATTGTTCAAAGTTTTTCAGGACCGAGGTTTTATCGATGAGAAAGGTTACATGAGGGACGATGGGCGCGCAATACCATGGAAAACTGCTCTCGAGGAGAGAAATATCCTTCTTCCAGATAAATCATTGGTCAATCACATTCAAGAGGAAATGAATCTTGCATTTGCATATCATGAAATGACCAGCATACAGTCTCAGCAAATCTTTGACTGGTTTGAATCTCATAAGAGTTGA
- the LOC140866182 gene encoding uncharacterized protein isoform X1, with protein sequence MLPAMCRRGNRLLNHSRSAGNTQLSVFLLFLVLLMVSLFVMFGKIGYRSSSIPELQSQKWNSFDSLVRLDPTVEFRNGTDLIWQIPNSPKAVLFLAHGCNGRAANFWDTSPNCPTCVGLPEERLIVLHALARKFAVLAISSKGRCWAPRKERWIAKDIIQWWVAERMLGKLPLFALGASSGGYFVSVLAMEVRFKGISLMIAEGEFNHLDITKDYPATLFVHMPKDETRKQRIEKYMMAMSGMGIDVTEIKCMEFPLTPELFANRIPGIEQSLSAKLFKVFQDRGFIDEKGYMRDDGRAIPWKTALEERNILLPDKSLVNHIQEEMNLAFAYHEMTSIQSQQIFDWFESHKS encoded by the exons ATGCTTCCAG CCATGTGTAGGCGCGGAAACAGATTACTGAACCATTCAAGAAGTGCGGGAAATACTCAGCTTTCagtttttcttttgtttctGGTTTTGTTAATGGTGTcattgtttgttatgtttgGGAAAATAGGCTATAGATCCAGTTCAATTCCCGAGCTTCAGAGCCAAAAATGGAATAGCTTTGACTCTTTAGTTCGATTAGATCCCACAGTGGAGTTTAGGAACGGGACCGATTTAATCTGGCAGATACCCAACTCACCCAAGGCAGTTCTTTTCTTGGCTCATGGATGTAATGGCAGAGCAGCGAACTTTTGGGATACGTCCCCCAATTGCCCAACTTGTGTTGGTTTGCCTGAGGAGAGGCTCATAGTGCTTCATGCTTTGGCTAGAAAATTTGCTGTCCTTGCCATATCAAGTAAAGGACGTTGTTGGGCACCTAGGAAGGAAAGATGGATTGCTAAAGATATTATTCAATGGTGGGTGGCTGAGAGAATGCTAGGAAAGCTTCCTTTATTTGCATTAGGTGCATCCTCTGGTGGATATTTTGTTTCTGTGCTTGCCATGGAGGTACGATTCAAAGGTATTTCTTTAATGATTGCTGAAGGCGAGTTTAATCATTTAGATATCACAAAGGACTACCCTGCTACACTTTTTGTGCACATGCCCAAAGATGAAACGAGGAAACAGAGGATTGAGAAGTATATGATGGCTATGAGTGGGATGGGAATTGATGTTACTGAAATTAAGTGCATGGAATTCCCTTTGACCCCTGAATTATTTGCCAACAGAATTCCTGGTATTGAGCAATCGCTGTCAGCAAAATTGTTCAAAGTTTTTCAGGACCGAGGTTTTATCGATGAGAAAGGTTACATGAGGGACGATGGGCGCGCAATACCATGGAAAACTGCTCTCGAGGAGAGAAATATCCTTCTTCCAGATAAATCATTGGTCAATCACATTCAAGAGGAAATGAATCTTGCATTTGCATATCATGAAATGACCAGCATACAGTCTCAGCAAATCTTTGACTGGTTTGAATCTCATAAGAGTTGA
- the LOC140866248 gene encoding uncharacterized protein yields MERLKCKHAMLLLMWAALLSQSLLNIPVMSAASFEDQKNYYPPISGSYTPPSQGSGGGHATPTPSHGGGSGGGSTPANCGTPPSGGHHRSSPSTPSGGGGYHSPPTSTPSPTTPTPGSGTSPTTPVVNPPIVTPGTPSTPGVTIPSPPFSFGPTSPPFTCIFWRNHPTLVWGLIGWLGTVGGPVNGGTIGGTFGVPTVPGFSPNMNVLQALSNTHTDGYGELYREGTAAFLNSMAHARFPYSTTQVRDSFIAALSSNKAASAQAKLFKQANEART; encoded by the exons ATGGAGAGGTTGAAATGTAAGCATGCGATGCTGCTTCTCATGTGGGCTGCATTGCTTTCCCAAAGCTTGCTCAATATTCCTGTCATGTCTGCAGCAAGTTTTGAGGATCAGAAAAACTACTATCCTCCAATATCAG GATCATACACCCCTCCATCACAAGGTTCAGGAGGTGGCCATGCAACTCCAACACCTTCTCATGGTGGCGGCAGCGGTGGAGGTTCTACACCAGCCAACTGCGGTACCCCACCGAGCGGCGGACATCACCGAAGTAGTCCATCTACTCCAAGTGGAGGCGGCGGATACCACTCCCCTCCCACCTCAACCCCTTCCCCAACGACTCCGACACCAGGTAGTGGAACTTCCCCAACCACCCCAGTCGTCAACCCTCCAATCGTCACCCCGGGGACTCCAAGCACTCCCGGTGTCACAATTCCGTCACCTCCATTTTCCTTTGGTCCAACCTCTCCACCTTTTACTTGCAT TTTCTGGAGGAATCACCCGACACTGGTATGGGGATTAATTGGGTGGCTTGGAACAGTTGGCGGACCAGTAAATGGAGGAACAATTGGTGGCACATTCGGTGTGCCTACTGTACCTGGATTTAGTCCCAACATGAATGTGCTTCAGGCTCTTTCAAACACACATACCGATGGCTATGGAGAACTTTACAGGGAAGGTACTGCAGCTTTCCTCAACTCCATGGCACACGCCAGGTTCCCTTACTCAACCACACAAGTCAGGGATAGTTTCATTGCGGCCCTTAGCTCAAACAAGGCAGCATCAGCTCAGGCAAAGCTCTTCAAGCAGGCTAACGAGGCTAGAACTTAA